A stretch of the Archangium violaceum genome encodes the following:
- a CDS encoding YcaO-like family protein, protein MALPLSVPLTSSFLERLARALGVTRVARVTGLDRAGVEVAAAVRPGGYVLQVCNGKGLDFQAASAGALLETAELWAAETVPRGRLVWGTLEGLDAQGLSVWGAEALGSRGGVVVPRLWGREVRCAWCEATELHSGEPVLVPAQGVYCPPTGAPALGPVSVQWTSNGSGAHPERSRALLHALLEATERDQLARLLPEGWTEEALRSRMLRPGGLEQGAPRTAALARALGERGFAVYLFDLSPGARAPGAVGLPVGAALLVDQEQGPVPLAAGYACALGREQALLGALLEAAQSRLTDIHGAREDVAAVDHESALALASACAEVRPRRAVEAMPDRSGAVSSPEEAVREVLARLGKAGFTRAAAIELEAPLPGLHVVRVVVPGLLVSELL, encoded by the coding sequence GTGGCCCTCCCTCTCTCCGTTCCCTTGACTTCCTCCTTCCTCGAACGGCTTGCCCGTGCGCTCGGCGTCACCCGTGTGGCGCGGGTGACCGGGTTGGACCGGGCCGGGGTGGAGGTGGCCGCCGCGGTGCGTCCAGGTGGCTATGTGCTGCAGGTGTGCAATGGCAAGGGCCTGGATTTCCAGGCCGCTTCGGCTGGAGCCCTCCTGGAGACGGCGGAGCTGTGGGCCGCGGAGACGGTGCCGCGGGGGCGGCTCGTCTGGGGGACGCTGGAGGGGTTGGATGCCCAGGGGCTCTCCGTCTGGGGCGCCGAGGCCCTGGGGAGCCGGGGCGGCGTGGTCGTTCCCCGCCTGTGGGGCCGGGAGGTGCGCTGCGCCTGGTGCGAGGCAACCGAGCTGCACTCCGGTGAGCCCGTGCTCGTCCCCGCCCAGGGGGTGTATTGCCCGCCCACGGGGGCGCCAGCTCTCGGCCCGGTGAGTGTGCAGTGGACGAGCAACGGCTCGGGTGCCCATCCCGAGCGGTCGAGGGCTCTCCTGCATGCGCTGCTGGAGGCGACGGAGAGGGATCAGCTCGCGCGCCTGCTGCCAGAGGGCTGGACGGAGGAGGCGCTCCGCTCGCGCATGCTGCGCCCGGGTGGGCTGGAGCAGGGCGCCCCTCGCACGGCGGCCCTCGCGCGGGCCCTGGGGGAGCGCGGCTTCGCCGTCTACCTCTTCGATCTCTCGCCCGGCGCGCGGGCGCCCGGTGCGGTGGGCCTGCCCGTGGGCGCGGCGCTGCTCGTGGACCAGGAGCAGGGACCGGTGCCCCTGGCGGCGGGTTACGCGTGCGCGCTGGGGAGGGAGCAGGCGCTGCTCGGGGCCTTGCTGGAGGCGGCGCAGTCGCGGCTGACCGACATCCACGGCGCGCGCGAGGACGTGGCCGCGGTGGACCACGAGTCCGCCCTGGCCCTGGCCTCCGCGTGTGCCGAGGTCCGCCCGCGACGGGCCGTGGAGGCCATGCCCGACCGCTCCGGCGCGGTGTCCTCTCCAGAGGAAGCGGTGCGCGAAGTGCTGGCCCGGCTCGGCAAGGCGGGCTTCACCCGGGCCGCCGCCATCGAGCTGGAGGCCCCTCTCCCCGGACTCCACGTGGTGCGCGTGGTGGTGCCGGGCCTGCTCGTCTCGGAGCTGCTGTGA
- a CDS encoding FKBP-type peptidyl-prolyl cis-trans isomerase, which produces MKVSKGSVVSLEYRLHLGDGQVIDESEPGQPLAYMHGRGQIVPGLEGQLEGMSAGESKKVVVPPSQGYGEHDARGLQEVPRGMFPPNAQLQPGLSITAQTAEGDVIPITIREVKGETVVVDLNHPLAGKTLHFDVTVREVRAATAEENEHGHAHGPGGAH; this is translated from the coding sequence ATGAAGGTGTCCAAGGGAAGTGTCGTCTCGTTGGAGTACCGGTTGCACCTCGGGGATGGGCAGGTCATCGACGAGAGTGAGCCCGGACAACCGCTCGCCTACATGCATGGTCGTGGGCAGATCGTCCCGGGACTCGAGGGACAGCTCGAGGGAATGTCCGCCGGCGAGTCGAAGAAGGTGGTGGTGCCGCCTTCCCAGGGCTACGGCGAGCACGATGCGCGCGGCCTCCAGGAGGTGCCCCGCGGCATGTTCCCGCCCAATGCCCAGCTCCAGCCCGGCCTGAGCATCACCGCGCAGACGGCGGAAGGGGATGTCATCCCCATCACCATTCGCGAGGTGAAGGGCGAGACGGTGGTGGTGGACCTCAACCACCCGCTGGCGGGCAAGACGCTCCACTTCGATGTGACGGTGCGTGAAGTGCGTGCGGCCACCGCCGAGGAGAACGAGCACGGCCACGCCCACGGGCCTGGCGGCGCGCATTGA
- a CDS encoding FAD-binding oxidoreductase, with amino-acid sequence MSVDLLRELASVLPPDALVTDSDVLESHRRDQAGWAPAGTPRVLVRPASTAEVQAVLRVASALRVPVVARGAGSGLSGGANAVDGCIVLSLARMNRILEIDRRGLFAVVQPGVINGALKAAAAELGLWYAPDPASWEFSTIGGNLATNAGGLCCVKYGVTGDAVLGLEAVLADGSVVRTGGRTVKNVAGYDLTRLFVGSEGTLGVITEATLKLRPRPPRATTLVASFPTLVGAGAAVTEIMADTRPSLLELMDRTTVRAVEAARPMGLDVEAAALLLARSDAGGEQGVAECARMVAACEAAGATFVAHSADEAEGELLMGARRFAFPALERQGSTLLDDVGVPVSRIADLLAAVERIAEQRGVLIGTFGHAGDGNMHPTLVFDQNDADAVARARAAFDDILRVVLDMGGTITGEHGVGSLKRPFIASQLGPETHRLHLAIKAAVDPLGLLNPGKLL; translated from the coding sequence ATGAGCGTGGATCTTTTGCGTGAGCTCGCGTCCGTGCTGCCGCCGGATGCACTCGTCACCGACTCCGATGTGCTCGAGTCGCACCGCCGGGACCAGGCGGGGTGGGCTCCGGCTGGTACGCCTCGTGTCCTCGTCCGTCCCGCCTCGACGGCCGAGGTGCAGGCCGTGCTGCGTGTCGCCTCGGCCCTCCGTGTCCCCGTGGTCGCCCGCGGCGCGGGGTCGGGTTTGTCGGGCGGAGCCAATGCCGTGGATGGTTGCATCGTGCTCTCGCTCGCGCGGATGAACCGCATCCTGGAGATCGACCGGCGAGGACTGTTCGCCGTCGTCCAACCGGGGGTGATCAACGGCGCGCTCAAGGCGGCCGCGGCGGAGCTGGGGCTCTGGTACGCGCCGGACCCCGCGAGTTGGGAGTTCTCGACGATTGGCGGCAACCTCGCCACCAATGCCGGCGGCCTGTGTTGCGTGAAGTACGGCGTGACCGGGGATGCGGTGCTCGGGCTCGAGGCCGTCCTCGCGGATGGTTCCGTCGTCCGCACCGGTGGCCGCACGGTCAAGAACGTCGCGGGCTATGACCTCACCCGCTTGTTCGTGGGCTCCGAGGGGACGCTCGGCGTCATCACCGAGGCCACGTTGAAGCTCCGGCCGCGTCCGCCCCGGGCCACGACGCTGGTGGCCTCCTTCCCGACGCTCGTCGGGGCGGGGGCGGCGGTCACGGAGATCATGGCCGACACCCGGCCCTCGCTGCTGGAGTTGATGGATCGCACGACCGTTCGGGCCGTCGAGGCCGCCAGGCCCATGGGGTTGGACGTCGAGGCCGCCGCGCTCCTGCTGGCGCGTTCGGATGCCGGGGGCGAGCAGGGCGTGGCCGAGTGCGCTCGGATGGTGGCCGCCTGTGAGGCCGCCGGGGCGACCTTCGTCGCGCACTCCGCCGACGAGGCCGAGGGCGAGCTGCTGATGGGGGCTCGCCGGTTCGCCTTTCCCGCGCTCGAGCGGCAGGGCTCGACGCTGCTCGATGATGTCGGGGTGCCGGTCTCGCGCATCGCGGATCTACTCGCGGCGGTCGAGCGGATCGCCGAGCAGCGGGGGGTGCTCATCGGCACATTCGGACACGCGGGGGACGGGAACATGCACCCCACGCTCGTCTTCGACCAGAACGACGCGGACGCGGTGGCGCGAGCCCGGGCGGCGTTCGACGACATCCTGCGCGTGGTGCTCGATATGGGCGGGACGATCACCGGTGAGCACGGGGTCGGCTCGCTCAAGCGCCCGTTCATCGCGAGCCAGCTGGGCCCCGAGACCCACCGGCTCCACCTCGCCATCAAGGCCGCGGTGGATCCGCTCGGCCTCCTCAATCCCGGCAAGCTGCTCTGA
- a CDS encoding DUF2046 domain-containing protein codes for MAETFGGDIGVQILQAVQGLAVRMDRLEARMDSLESEVKDLQARMTRQETLMEILGAEFVAWRGEVQQLRGDVQQLKGEVQQLKGEVQQLRTETHEGFRRVKARLDVTDGTVVLMASVLRRPTELGEELESHLREIAAR; via the coding sequence ATGGCGGAGACGTTTGGGGGCGACATTGGCGTCCAGATCCTGCAGGCCGTGCAGGGTCTAGCGGTCCGGATGGACCGGCTGGAAGCGCGGATGGACAGCCTGGAGTCCGAGGTGAAGGACCTGCAGGCCCGAATGACGAGACAGGAAACGTTGATGGAAATCCTGGGGGCCGAGTTCGTCGCCTGGCGCGGAGAGGTCCAGCAACTCCGCGGGGATGTCCAGCAGCTGAAAGGCGAGGTCCAGCAGCTGAAAGGCGAGGTCCAGCAGCTGCGCACGGAGACGCATGAGGGGTTTCGCCGGGTGAAGGCTCGTCTCGACGTGACGGACGGCACGGTGGTCCTGATGGCCTCGGTGCTGCGCCGGCCAACGGAGCTCGGCGAGGAACTGGAGAGTCATCTGCGGGAAATCGCAGCGCGCTGA
- a CDS encoding TIGR02265 family protein → MATDSAAARIKGSVLIARLKLLTTQGGSERLQDVLQRLPPADRKVLEGVIMPIGWYPLGLNLRLDAAIAASLSPRDRGKAFIDMGRASAEDNLKGPHHVFIRKGDPHFLLSHAPEIYRLYYAVGERSYEKRGERSAVLRTVGAEIVTEADCLTIIGWHQRAIELSGGRNVLVGHPKCRARGNGHCEYHCTWEV, encoded by the coding sequence ATGGCAACGGACAGCGCGGCCGCACGCATCAAGGGAAGTGTTCTCATCGCCCGACTCAAGCTGTTGACGACGCAGGGGGGGTCGGAGCGTCTCCAGGATGTGCTTCAGCGGCTGCCTCCCGCGGATCGCAAGGTCCTCGAGGGCGTCATCATGCCCATTGGCTGGTATCCCCTGGGGCTGAACCTCCGGCTCGACGCGGCCATCGCCGCCTCGCTCTCTCCCAGGGATCGCGGCAAGGCCTTCATCGACATGGGCCGGGCCTCCGCGGAGGACAACCTGAAGGGCCCCCACCACGTGTTCATCCGCAAGGGGGATCCGCATTTCCTCCTCAGCCACGCGCCGGAGATCTACCGGCTCTACTACGCGGTGGGTGAGCGCTCCTACGAGAAGCGAGGGGAGCGGAGCGCGGTGCTGCGCACCGTGGGCGCCGAGATCGTCACCGAGGCGGATTGTCTCACCATCATCGGTTGGCACCAGCGTGCCATCGAGCTGAGCGGCGGCCGCAACGTGCTCGTCGGGCACCCCAAGTGCCGTGCCCGCGGCAACGGCCACTGCGAGTACCACTGCACCTGGGAGGTCTAG
- a CDS encoding TfuA-like protein — MPEEEALALAPCRVLPPARQGDIWRALTLRPKAIALVDGVFEAQPSVWHHELLAALDAGVAVFGGGSMGALRAAELAVHGMVGVGHIFEAYRRGELVDDSEVALLHAEAEHGFRALTVPLVNVRHVARLARRARILSPREAQSLVDAAAAIFYQDRTWPRMLAAVGGSWRPATRAKWEAWAAGGLEDLKREDARACILAAAAFVASGAPAPTRERTRRPPPSSYVRRRRLVEGLCATESGLVSSEEVLEQLRAAPDAGELAEEGLRRALLAGWARTLGLAPSAEEVARAEADWWARLGVARASREEYLAACGLDAHELRRLCEDRALERLTLEHASRLLPDGPSWDEALATEARLRGRWVEEAQRFGAPRRSRRKR, encoded by the coding sequence ATGCCGGAGGAAGAGGCGCTGGCGCTGGCACCCTGCCGCGTGCTGCCACCGGCGCGCCAGGGGGACATCTGGCGGGCACTCACGCTGCGTCCGAAGGCCATCGCGCTGGTGGATGGTGTCTTCGAGGCACAGCCCTCCGTCTGGCACCACGAGCTGCTGGCCGCGCTCGATGCCGGAGTGGCGGTGTTCGGCGGGGGCAGCATGGGGGCCCTGCGCGCGGCGGAGCTCGCGGTGCACGGCATGGTGGGCGTGGGCCACATCTTCGAGGCGTACCGCCGGGGAGAGCTGGTGGATGACTCCGAGGTGGCGTTGCTCCACGCCGAGGCGGAGCACGGCTTCCGGGCCCTGACGGTGCCGCTCGTCAACGTGCGCCACGTGGCCCGGCTGGCCCGGCGCGCGCGGATTCTGTCTCCGCGTGAGGCCCAGTCCCTGGTGGACGCGGCGGCGGCGATCTTCTACCAGGATCGCACCTGGCCCCGGATGCTGGCGGCCGTGGGCGGCTCGTGGCGTCCGGCCACCCGGGCGAAGTGGGAGGCCTGGGCCGCCGGAGGACTCGAGGACCTCAAGCGCGAGGATGCCCGGGCCTGCATCCTGGCCGCCGCGGCCTTCGTGGCCTCCGGAGCGCCAGCCCCCACGCGCGAGCGGACCCGCCGGCCCCCGCCGTCCTCGTACGTGCGTCGCCGCCGCCTCGTGGAGGGACTGTGCGCGACGGAGTCGGGCCTCGTGTCCTCGGAGGAGGTGCTCGAACAACTGCGTGCCGCACCCGACGCGGGGGAGCTGGCGGAGGAGGGCCTGCGCCGGGCACTGCTCGCGGGGTGGGCCCGCACGCTGGGGCTCGCCCCCTCCGCCGAGGAGGTGGCGCGGGCCGAAGCGGATTGGTGGGCGCGCCTCGGCGTCGCTCGGGCGTCGCGCGAGGAGTACCTGGCCGCTTGTGGCCTGGATGCGCACGAGCTGCGGCGGCTGTGCGAGGATCGCGCGTTGGAGCGGCTCACGCTCGAGCACGCGTCGCGGTTGCTGCCGGATGGACCTTCGTGGGACGAGGCGCTCGCGACCGAGGCGCGTCTCCGCGGCCGTTGGGTGGAGGAGGCCCAGCGGTTCGGTGCCCCGAGGCGGAGCCGGCGCAAGCGGTGA
- a CDS encoding dicarboxylate/amino acid:cation symporter, whose translation MKQHQKMLLGIVIGTVAGIAANTLAGGSPWLDWVVTNITSLVGQIFLRLLLMLVVPLLFSALVTGVCELDLKQLGRLGLRTMGYTVVVSSIAVLIGLLLVNTLQPGVGLSEEARAQAMKGTAVKAAPSPSDTSVPSLIASMIPTNPLKAAADGDMIALIVFSLIFGLGLALTDTPAVRRLRETIQGLHDVMMRLIDGVLKLAPFGVGALLFSMMARLGVGVLMQVASYVGVVLLALGLHMFGVYSLSVRFLGGRNPQGFFRDCRLAIVTAFSTASSSATLPTALKVAEENLKLPRNVSRFVLTAGSAMNQNGTALFEGVTVLFLAQVFGVQLSLADQTIVMFICVLAGIGTAGVPAGSIPVIAMILGLFKIPPEGLALVLGVDRFLDMCRTTLNVTGDLAAAVYVSRGEPMTEAEPEGSRLEPESSAS comes from the coding sequence ATGAAGCAGCACCAGAAGATGCTCCTGGGCATCGTCATCGGTACGGTGGCGGGAATCGCCGCCAACACCCTGGCGGGCGGCTCGCCATGGCTCGACTGGGTGGTGACGAACATCACCTCGCTGGTGGGGCAGATCTTCCTCCGGTTGCTGCTGATGCTGGTGGTGCCGCTGCTCTTCTCCGCGCTGGTGACGGGCGTGTGCGAGCTGGACCTGAAGCAGCTCGGCCGGCTGGGCCTGCGGACCATGGGCTACACCGTGGTGGTCTCCAGCATCGCGGTACTCATCGGGCTGCTGCTGGTCAACACGCTCCAGCCGGGCGTGGGGCTGAGCGAGGAGGCGCGCGCGCAGGCGATGAAGGGCACCGCGGTGAAGGCCGCCCCGTCTCCGAGCGACACCTCGGTGCCCTCGCTGATCGCCTCGATGATTCCCACCAACCCGCTGAAGGCGGCGGCCGACGGGGACATGATCGCCCTCATCGTCTTCTCGCTCATCTTCGGCCTGGGGCTCGCCCTGACGGACACCCCGGCGGTGAGGCGGCTGCGCGAGACGATCCAGGGCCTGCACGACGTGATGATGCGGCTCATCGACGGGGTGCTGAAGCTGGCGCCCTTCGGCGTGGGCGCGCTGCTCTTCAGCATGATGGCGCGCCTGGGCGTGGGCGTGCTGATGCAGGTGGCTTCCTACGTGGGCGTGGTGCTGCTGGCGCTCGGGCTGCACATGTTCGGTGTGTACTCGCTGTCGGTGCGCTTCCTCGGGGGGCGCAACCCACAGGGCTTCTTCCGCGACTGCCGCCTGGCCATCGTCACCGCCTTCTCCACCGCGTCCTCCAGCGCCACGCTGCCCACCGCGCTGAAGGTGGCCGAGGAGAACCTCAAGCTGCCTCGCAACGTGTCGCGCTTCGTGCTCACCGCCGGCTCGGCGATGAACCAGAACGGCACCGCGCTCTTCGAGGGCGTCACCGTGCTCTTCCTGGCCCAGGTGTTCGGCGTGCAGCTGAGCCTGGCGGATCAGACCATCGTGATGTTCATCTGCGTCCTGGCGGGCATTGGCACCGCGGGCGTGCCGGCCGGCTCCATCCCCGTCATCGCGATGATCCTCGGCCTCTTCAAGATTCCCCCCGAGGGGCTCGCGCTGGTGCTGGGCGTGGATCGCTTCCTCGACATGTGCCGCACCACGCTCAACGTGACGGGGGACCTGGCCGCCGCCGTCTACGTTTCCCGAGGCGAGCCCATGACCGAGGCCGAACCCGAGGGCTCCCGGCTCGAGCCCGAATCGTCCGCTTCCTGA
- a CDS encoding RNA polymerase sigma factor, whose amino-acid sequence MEAAIEPSDEALCHAFLAGDEAAFGTLVERHRTLVFSLMRRYTARPEDAADLAQQAFLRALEASRRVFSRWSPSGPAPFRAWLIRIALNLAKNHARQGRRWLQVVDVPETEAPGESAHEALERTEQERRVRAAVLTLPRRQREVLTLRVDGGLNFRDIAETLGITETNAKVNFHHAVKRLRAQVTETPEEER is encoded by the coding sequence ATGGAGGCCGCCATCGAACCGAGCGACGAGGCGCTCTGCCACGCCTTCCTGGCTGGTGACGAGGCGGCCTTCGGCACGCTCGTGGAGCGACACCGGACCCTGGTCTTCTCGCTCATGCGGCGCTACACGGCCCGGCCCGAGGACGCCGCGGACCTCGCCCAGCAGGCCTTCCTGCGAGCCCTGGAGGCCTCGCGCCGGGTCTTCTCCCGCTGGAGCCCCTCGGGACCCGCGCCCTTCCGGGCCTGGCTCATCCGCATCGCGCTCAACCTGGCGAAGAACCATGCCCGTCAAGGACGGCGTTGGTTGCAGGTGGTGGACGTCCCGGAGACCGAGGCCCCGGGCGAATCCGCGCACGAGGCCCTGGAGCGGACCGAACAGGAGCGACGGGTCCGCGCGGCGGTGCTCACCCTACCCCGCCGCCAGCGCGAGGTGCTGACGCTCCGGGTGGACGGCGGGCTCAACTTCCGAGACATCGCCGAGACGCTCGGCATCACCGAGACGAACGCCAAGGTGAATTTCCATCACGCCGTGAAGCGCCTCCG
- a CDS encoding OPT family oligopeptide transporter translates to MSQPASPSPQQLQIPPGPAPQPAPAVATQDPERYWLENVYKGGERQLTVRAVIAGMVIGAVMCLSNLYVILKTGWSLGVTITACILAFASFGMLRGVGLLRTDFTTLENNAMGSVASAAGYMTGGGNMAAVPALLMLTGTLPPSGWLVAWFAVVSALGVFAAIPIKRQLINIEQLPFPTGTATAETLQALHGHDERSRGKARYLGIAGLIGAVIAFWRDAKASWLVWNLPAKLSLPFTIGGKPAGAWTLSLDLSLLLVGAGALVSFKTGWSMLLGAVLNYGFLAPEMVRRGVIPEVSYKAINAWALWTGASVLVSSGLLSFAFQWRSVAKSFKALSGLFGKKAEEEKDPLADIECPPTWFPLGFLVLGPVVVALMAYLFQIPWWAGVIALPLSVVMGVIASRVTGETDTTPTKALGPVTQLIYGGLLPGNLTANVMSANATGGVGLHSADLLTDLKSGWLLGANPRQQFFAQLFGVVAGAAVVVPAFNLLVPSAEVLGTEEFPAPSSLVWAGVSKMLMNGVSMLHTSARIGALCGLALGVALVLLDRWAPKKAKPFIPSASGLGLAMVIPGASSISFFLGAAIAEFLRRKQAKLAEATVLPVSSGFIAGESLMGIAVAMLKAFGMMPK, encoded by the coding sequence ATGAGTCAGCCCGCCTCGCCCTCTCCTCAGCAGCTCCAGATTCCGCCCGGGCCCGCGCCCCAGCCGGCGCCCGCCGTCGCGACCCAGGACCCCGAGCGCTACTGGCTCGAGAACGTCTACAAGGGCGGCGAGCGCCAGCTCACCGTGCGCGCCGTCATCGCCGGCATGGTGATTGGCGCGGTGATGTGCCTGTCCAACCTGTACGTCATCCTCAAGACGGGCTGGAGCCTGGGCGTCACCATCACCGCGTGCATCCTCGCCTTCGCCTCCTTCGGCATGCTGCGAGGCGTGGGGTTGCTGAGGACGGACTTCACCACGCTCGAGAACAACGCCATGGGCTCGGTGGCCTCGGCGGCGGGGTACATGACGGGCGGCGGCAACATGGCGGCCGTGCCCGCGCTGTTGATGCTCACCGGGACGCTTCCTCCCTCGGGGTGGCTGGTGGCGTGGTTCGCGGTGGTGTCCGCGCTGGGCGTCTTCGCCGCCATCCCCATCAAACGGCAGCTCATCAACATCGAACAGCTCCCGTTCCCCACGGGCACCGCCACCGCCGAGACGCTCCAGGCGCTCCATGGGCATGACGAGCGCTCGCGCGGAAAGGCGCGCTACCTGGGCATCGCGGGCCTGATTGGCGCCGTCATCGCCTTCTGGCGGGATGCCAAGGCCTCGTGGCTGGTGTGGAACCTGCCCGCGAAGCTGAGCCTGCCCTTCACCATTGGCGGCAAGCCCGCGGGGGCGTGGACGCTCTCGTTGGACCTGAGCCTGCTGCTGGTGGGCGCCGGGGCGCTGGTGAGCTTCAAGACGGGCTGGTCCATGTTGCTGGGCGCCGTGCTCAACTACGGCTTCCTGGCCCCGGAGATGGTCCGCCGCGGCGTCATCCCCGAGGTCTCGTACAAGGCCATCAACGCCTGGGCGCTGTGGACGGGGGCCTCGGTGCTCGTCTCCTCGGGCCTTTTGTCCTTCGCCTTCCAGTGGCGCAGCGTGGCGAAGTCCTTCAAGGCGCTCTCGGGCCTCTTCGGGAAGAAGGCCGAGGAGGAGAAGGATCCCCTCGCCGACATCGAATGCCCGCCCACGTGGTTCCCGCTGGGCTTCCTGGTGCTCGGCCCGGTGGTGGTGGCGCTGATGGCCTACCTCTTCCAGATTCCGTGGTGGGCGGGCGTCATCGCCCTGCCGCTGTCCGTGGTGATGGGCGTCATCGCCTCGCGCGTCACGGGTGAGACGGATACCACGCCGACCAAGGCGCTCGGGCCGGTGACCCAGCTCATCTACGGAGGCCTGCTGCCCGGCAACCTCACCGCCAACGTGATGAGCGCCAACGCCACGGGTGGCGTGGGCCTGCACTCGGCGGACCTGCTCACGGACCTCAAGTCCGGGTGGTTGCTCGGTGCCAACCCGCGCCAGCAGTTCTTCGCCCAGCTCTTCGGCGTGGTGGCCGGGGCGGCGGTGGTGGTGCCCGCGTTCAACCTGCTCGTGCCGAGCGCGGAGGTGTTGGGCACCGAGGAGTTCCCCGCGCCCTCCTCTCTGGTGTGGGCCGGCGTGTCGAAGATGCTGATGAACGGGGTGAGCATGCTGCACACGTCCGCGCGGATCGGCGCGCTGTGCGGCCTGGCGTTGGGCGTGGCGCTGGTGCTGCTGGATCGTTGGGCTCCGAAGAAGGCGAAGCCCTTCATTCCTTCCGCGTCGGGCCTGGGCCTGGCCATGGTGATTCCGGGCGCCAGCTCCATCAGCTTCTTCCTCGGCGCGGCCATCGCCGAGTTCCTGCGTCGCAAGCAGGCGAAGCTGGCGGAGGCCACCGTGCTCCCCGTGAGCTCGGGCTTCATCGCAGGTGAGAGCCTCATGGGCATCGCCGTGGCGATGCTCAAGGCCTTCGGGATGATGCCCAAGTAG
- a CDS encoding DNA-methyltransferase has translation MNPHDESETFRCVRADAREPGGYRTVLGEAKATFLHTDPPYCLLTRRRKGGDLRDPRANKKIDRNPIVRFETVRDYRAFTEAWMTRAVAHLTPDATMAIWTNLLGKEPILAVARSLGFGHLRGEYVWGKRTTDKNANEQLLRVYEVALVFSRTPAPPLAPGELPTVWAVVGGYDDDAEAARWGNHPHHKPFSVLEPLVRTWSRPGDWVLDPFAGSGSMPSAALRLGRKAACMEVEPEWAERVAGRLRETASELARGPGVRPETAPDEKVSATPNHR, from the coding sequence ATGAATCCTCACGACGAGAGCGAGACCTTCCGCTGCGTGCGGGCCGATGCCCGGGAGCCCGGGGGATACCGGACGGTGCTGGGGGAGGCGAAGGCCACCTTCCTGCACACGGATCCGCCGTATTGCCTGCTCACGCGGCGCCGCAAGGGGGGGGACCTGAGGGATCCCCGCGCGAACAAGAAAATCGATCGCAACCCCATCGTGCGCTTCGAGACGGTGCGCGACTACCGGGCCTTCACCGAGGCGTGGATGACGCGAGCGGTGGCGCACCTCACTCCGGACGCCACGATGGCCATCTGGACGAACCTGTTGGGCAAGGAGCCCATCCTCGCGGTGGCGCGCTCGCTGGGTTTCGGGCACCTGCGGGGCGAGTACGTCTGGGGCAAGCGCACCACGGACAAGAACGCCAACGAGCAGCTGCTGCGCGTCTACGAGGTGGCGCTGGTGTTCTCGCGCACTCCCGCGCCCCCCCTGGCGCCAGGGGAGCTGCCCACCGTCTGGGCGGTGGTGGGGGGCTACGACGACGACGCCGAGGCGGCGCGCTGGGGCAACCATCCCCACCACAAGCCCTTCTCCGTGCTGGAGCCCCTGGTACGCACCTGGAGCCGCCCGGGGGACTGGGTGTTGGACCCGTTCGCGGGCAGCGGCTCCATGCCCTCGGCGGCGCTGCGGCTGGGGCGCAAGGCGGCGTGCATGGAGGTGGAGCCGGAGTGGGCCGAGCGGGTGGCCGGGCGGCTCCGTGAGACGGCGAGCGAGCTGGCTCGGGGGCCAGGGGTTCGGCCGGAGACAGCTCCCGACGAGAAGGTATCCGCCACCCCGAATCATCGGTAG
- a CDS encoding peroxiredoxin, whose translation MLEVGQAAPDFTGTDCQGRPFSLSALRGRRVVLFFFPKAFTIACTEETRHFRDNHERIQSLGAELVGVSVDTVKTQCEFAEQEDIHFSLLGDEARTISKAYDVLWPVLRVDRRVTYIIGPEGVIESVIRHEVRVYKHLDDVLRYLREHPLPTAGA comes from the coding sequence ATGCTCGAAGTGGGACAAGCCGCCCCGGACTTCACCGGCACCGATTGTCAGGGACGTCCCTTCTCGCTCTCCGCCCTGAGGGGGCGGCGGGTCGTCCTCTTCTTCTTCCCCAAGGCCTTCACCATCGCCTGCACCGAGGAAACGCGGCACTTCCGGGACAACCACGAGCGCATCCAGTCGCTCGGGGCGGAACTGGTGGGTGTGTCGGTGGACACGGTGAAGACGCAATGCGAGTTCGCCGAGCAGGAGGACATCCACTTCTCCCTGCTGGGTGACGAGGCGCGCACCATCAGCAAGGCCTATGACGTGCTCTGGCCCGTACTGAGAGTGGACCGGCGCGTCACCTACATCATCGGCCCGGAGGGTGTCATCGAGTCCGTCATCCGCCACGAGGTGCGCGTCTACAAGCACCTGGACGACGTGCTGCGCTACCTGCGGGAGCACCCGCTCCCCACGGCGGGAGCCTAG